In the Thermoplasmata archaeon genome, one interval contains:
- a CDS encoding acyl-CoA thioesterase: protein MASPTPIGETRTVVERIMMPMDANPAGNVYGGSILKYIDEVATIVAVRHTRTNVVTASIDRMDFLAPMHVGDLLMLRAAINYTGRSSMEIGVRVEAEDPRTGRVVHAGSCYLTMVALDGNGRPTPVPPVSPSNDEERAWFENGRRRREQRLKLRERLGQD from the coding sequence ATGGCCTCGCCCACGCCGATCGGGGAGACGCGGACCGTGGTCGAGCGAATCATGATGCCCATGGACGCAAACCCCGCGGGCAACGTGTACGGCGGCTCGATCCTGAAGTACATCGACGAGGTCGCCACCATCGTGGCAGTTCGTCATACGCGGACGAACGTGGTGACCGCTTCCATCGACCGCATGGATTTCCTAGCTCCGATGCATGTCGGAGACCTGCTCATGCTCCGCGCGGCGATCAACTACACCGGGAGGAGCTCCATGGAAATCGGCGTCCGGGTCGAAGCCGAGGATCCCCGCACGGGACGTGTCGTGCACGCGGGCTCGTGCTACCTGACCATGGTCGCCCTGGACGGAAACGGGCGACCCACGCCGGTTCCGCCTGTGTCCCCGTCGAACGACGAGGAGCGCGCGTGGTTCGAGAACGGGAGGCGACGCCGGGAGCAGCGGCTCAAGCTCCGCGAGCGCCTGGGACAAGACTGA